One part of the Granulicella arctica genome encodes these proteins:
- a CDS encoding tetratricopeptide repeat protein — protein sequence MSPFIQIVSPRKLLFSSISYGIVFSLLSLSSIGQVKQQTTSSSSEQPAAPAQNSSSSPVAHIAQLEAGGSAITLETSEPLFDLAVALNVCGYDADLATSNPIRLKIRQEVNDAVATSEPARESRDALCGYIRQHTLADPGLNIAQYVSLALYVTPTPELTPSVGETEMPPDSTQVVNILPLLRSFSQAIQLHLIWIEHRPEYEALVNEIHDPLTRMILNTNIYLHQPVSSYDGRRFLVLLEPMLAPSATNARIYANDYVVVTSPTSGEHPSVHMDEIRHTYLHYEVEPLVYARAAAMDRLLPLLKPVQNSPLDFAHKSDIVALLTECLIKAVEARTMDVGLLKPKRPDTVKSRADMEHFDAEMSTYDRQAEVVRRKTVDLDMRQGWVLVEYFYGKLEQMEKDSISLKEDIGEMVYGMDVERERHHDEQIAFLPEGSGDVVRRAPIKPTGLRLAELKMLQGDPDGAEELAEKVLADPNGDHAEANYVLARVELMQREPEEAIVHFSETLKTSKNPRTLAWSHIYMGRLYDIQSDRPKAMQEYKAALATRDSMPDTKQAAETGLKQPFALPKREAMPNSVPDDTPFDPSGKAEKDAYRPDSPAKPQPQ from the coding sequence GTGTCCCCTTTCATCCAGATCGTTTCCCCTCGCAAACTCCTTTTCTCCAGCATCAGCTATGGGATCGTCTTCAGCCTTCTGAGCCTATCCTCAATCGGCCAGGTAAAGCAGCAGACGACGAGCAGTAGCAGCGAACAGCCAGCTGCACCTGCGCAAAATTCCTCCAGTTCGCCGGTAGCCCACATCGCGCAACTGGAGGCTGGAGGCTCCGCAATCACGCTCGAGACGAGCGAACCGCTCTTTGACCTGGCAGTGGCTCTCAATGTGTGCGGATACGATGCGGACCTTGCGACGTCGAATCCTATCCGGCTGAAGATCCGCCAAGAGGTGAATGACGCGGTCGCCACCTCGGAACCGGCCAGAGAGAGCCGCGATGCACTCTGCGGATATATCCGGCAACATACGCTGGCAGATCCCGGTTTGAACATCGCGCAGTATGTCTCACTAGCGCTTTACGTGACGCCAACGCCGGAGTTGACACCCTCGGTCGGCGAGACAGAGATGCCACCTGACTCGACCCAGGTGGTTAATATTCTCCCTCTGCTGCGAAGCTTCAGTCAGGCTATTCAACTGCACCTGATCTGGATCGAGCATCGGCCGGAGTATGAGGCGCTGGTCAACGAGATCCACGACCCGCTGACGCGGATGATCTTGAACACGAACATTTACCTGCATCAGCCGGTCAGCAGCTACGATGGTCGCCGCTTCCTGGTACTGCTGGAGCCAATGCTGGCGCCGTCGGCAACGAACGCGCGTATCTATGCAAACGACTATGTCGTCGTCACATCGCCGACCAGCGGGGAGCACCCATCGGTCCACATGGACGAGATTCGCCATACCTATCTGCACTACGAGGTCGAGCCGCTGGTGTATGCCCGCGCAGCCGCCATGGATCGGCTGCTGCCGCTGCTGAAGCCAGTGCAGAACTCTCCGCTGGACTTCGCACACAAGTCGGATATTGTTGCGCTGCTGACCGAGTGCCTGATCAAAGCGGTCGAGGCACGGACGATGGACGTCGGGCTTCTCAAGCCGAAGCGACCGGACACGGTGAAGTCGCGAGCCGATATGGAACACTTCGATGCGGAGATGTCGACCTATGACCGACAAGCCGAGGTTGTGCGCCGCAAGACGGTCGATCTCGATATGCGCCAGGGGTGGGTGCTCGTCGAATACTTCTACGGCAAGCTGGAACAGATGGAAAAGGATTCGATCAGTCTGAAGGAAGACATTGGCGAGATGGTCTATGGAATGGACGTGGAGCGGGAGCGCCACCACGACGAGCAGATCGCGTTTCTTCCGGAAGGAAGCGGCGATGTGGTCAGACGAGCTCCCATCAAGCCGACCGGGCTAAGGCTGGCGGAGCTGAAGATGTTGCAGGGAGACCCGGATGGCGCCGAAGAGCTGGCCGAAAAGGTGCTGGCAGACCCGAACGGCGACCACGCGGAGGCAAATTACGTGCTTGCTCGAGTCGAGTTGATGCAACGAGAGCCGGAAGAGGCGATCGTCCACTTCTCCGAGACGCTTAAGACCTCGAAGAACCCGCGCACCCTGGCATGGTCCCACATTTACATGGGACGGCTCTACGATATTCAATCGGATCGCCCAAAGGCCATGCAGGAGTACAAGGCGGCGCTCGCCACACGCGACAGCATGCCAGATACAAAGCAGGCGGCGGAGACGGGGTTGAAGCAGCCCTTTGCCCTGCCAAAGCGCGAGGCCATGCCGAACAGCGTGCCTGACGACACCCCGTTCGACCCTTCGGGCAAGGCGGAGAAGGACGCCTACCGGCCCGATTCCCCAGCCAAACCGCAACCACAGTAA
- a CDS encoding zf-HC2 domain-containing protein, whose translation MSMTPHLESQCESVRASFSDYLDGAISGHAMQQIAQHLEACPACTQEFAAWRTVQDSVAMLRPAKAPENLGLKLRLAISRERVKHSSSIFDTIALRWENAVRPMLIQVSAGFAVAVMLLGSIGFLLGAVAAPPAVLANDEPLGAMTAPHYLYSAEQPRAVVTDRDATIVVEAQVNARGQVYDYDIVSGPNDPVVRSQVVDQLLLSVFEPARVFGSPVRGRVVLTFAGVSVRG comes from the coding sequence ATGAGCATGACTCCTCACTTAGAATCGCAGTGCGAAAGCGTTCGGGCGTCTTTTTCGGACTATCTGGACGGAGCCATCAGCGGCCACGCGATGCAGCAGATCGCGCAACATCTTGAAGCATGTCCGGCCTGTACGCAGGAATTTGCCGCATGGCGGACCGTGCAGGATTCAGTGGCGATGTTGCGACCGGCCAAGGCTCCGGAGAACCTGGGTTTGAAGCTGCGGCTCGCCATCTCACGCGAACGGGTGAAGCACTCCTCGAGCATCTTCGACACGATCGCCTTGCGCTGGGAGAACGCCGTGCGTCCCATGCTGATCCAGGTCTCTGCTGGATTTGCTGTTGCCGTGATGCTTTTAGGATCGATCGGATTTTTGCTGGGAGCTGTGGCCGCCCCCCCGGCCGTTCTGGCAAACGACGAGCCGCTTGGAGCGATGACAGCGCCCCATTATCTCTACTCGGCGGAGCAACCGCGGGCAGTTGTTACAGATCGTGACGCGACAATCGTGGTGGAGGCGCAGGTGAATGCGCGTGGTCAAGTGTACGACTATGACATTGTCTCCGGACCGAACGATCCTGTAGTCCGGAGCCAGGTCGTGGATCAGCTGCTACTGAGCGTCTTCGAGCCCGCGCGCGTGTTTGGCTCTCCGGTGCGCGGCAGGGTCGTACTTACCTTTGCGGGCGTATCGGTGCGCGGCTAA
- a CDS encoding sigma-70 family RNA polymerase sigma factor — protein sequence MQAGMAMDLAGAIGIRTEDAALVSDLKAGSEQAFALLIAQYHQPLYSLIARSIQDPADAADITQEVFIKVFRSIRGFHGEASLRTWLYRIALHEASNQRRWWSRHKRQEITIDSSANEHDEEGEMPLLRATLADGRESPFDHAVQKQVRERVESALQQLPEVYRTVVILREIEGFAYEEIAEILDVNLGTVKSRLTRGRAALRGVLVDAETTEANRFAQVRSGDRLFSPARSIR from the coding sequence ATGCAGGCGGGCATGGCAATGGATCTGGCGGGCGCAATCGGAATCAGAACGGAAGACGCTGCTCTTGTGAGCGACCTCAAGGCCGGCTCAGAGCAGGCGTTTGCTCTGTTGATCGCGCAGTACCACCAGCCACTCTATTCGCTGATCGCGCGCAGTATTCAGGATCCCGCGGATGCCGCCGATATTACGCAAGAGGTCTTCATCAAGGTCTTTCGCAGCATTCGCGGCTTTCATGGCGAAGCAAGCCTACGAACATGGCTCTACCGCATTGCCTTACATGAAGCCTCGAATCAGCGGCGTTGGTGGTCGCGGCACAAGCGGCAGGAGATCACCATCGATTCTTCCGCCAACGAGCATGACGAAGAGGGCGAGATGCCGTTGCTACGCGCCACGCTAGCCGATGGCCGCGAATCACCGTTCGATCACGCGGTCCAGAAGCAGGTCCGAGAGCGGGTCGAATCCGCGCTCCAGCAGCTTCCAGAGGTCTACCGTACGGTGGTCATTCTGCGCGAGATCGAAGGGTTTGCCTACGAAGAGATCGCCGAGATCCTCGACGTAAACCTCGGGACAGTGAAGTCGCGTCTGACGCGAGGGCGCGCCGCGCTGCGTGGTGTTCTTGTTGATGCGGAAACTACAGAGGCGAACCGCTTTGCCCAGGTACGTTCCGGCGACCGACTCTTTTCGCCGGCACGGAGCATCCGATGA